From a single Eleginops maclovinus isolate JMC-PN-2008 ecotype Puerto Natales chromosome 20, JC_Emac_rtc_rv5, whole genome shotgun sequence genomic region:
- the prok2 gene encoding prokineticin-2 — MQQGLTASESSLLTMGCTGAQKQLFIMKSFFLFLFTLLLVSNGSSAVITGACEKDSQCGGGMCCAMSLWIHGLRMCTPMGQEGDDCHPMSHKVPFFGKRLHHTCPCLPNLLCIIVEEGRFKCLSPYQYPDNYL, encoded by the exons ATGCAACAAGGTCTGACAGCTTCAGAAAGCTCACTTCTCACCATGGGGTGCACGGGAGCACAGAAGCAGCTCTTCATCATGAAAtccttcttcctgtttctcttcaCTCTGTTGTTGGTGTCCAACGGGTCTTCAGCTGTCATCACGGGG gcttGTGAGAAGGACTCTCAGTGTGGAGGAGGGATGTGTTGTGCGATGAGTTTGTGGATCCACGGCCTCCGTATGTGCACGCCCATGGGACAGGAAGGAGACGACTGTCACCCCATGAGCCACAAG GTTCCTTTCTTTGGGAAGAGACTCCACCACACTTGCCCCTGCCTGCCCAACCTGTTGTGTATCATCGTAGAGGAGGGCAGATTCAAATGTCTCTCACCGTACCAGTATCCAGATAACTACCTATGA